The Lonchura striata isolate bLonStr1 chromosome 6, bLonStr1.mat, whole genome shotgun sequence nucleotide sequence AGAACACAAACTGGGCCTTGTGCAGCTTCTAGCTTTTCTGCAGCTAGTCCTAGCACTGTTTGGGTCACTGCTGTGTATTTTGACAGGTACAGGTTCATTCCAAAGGAACACAGACAACCAaagaggagatggaagtggatcCGAAACCTGATGTGGATTCAGATTCCTGGTGTCTCCTGGGAACGGACTCGTGCCGCTCCAACCTCTAGTCTCCTGAGCCCACTGGGATCCATCTAACTTCACAGCACACTAACCGAATGCAGAGAGCGGCTTTTCTGGCGTCAGGTCACTCGCAGACAAGGAGCGAGGCCGGAGGCTCCAGAGCAGCACCCATGTATGTTTGATATGAACTAGGAGTGAGTTTGAGAGGGGGAGGGCCCCTGAGCTGTAGGCCAGCTCAGTGattgaagcagcagcagctcctctttGTACCTTATCTGTCAATTCTGCACATGAGGCAGAATGGCCCCATTATGGCGATGGCTCCAGTAGCAGCTTGTGGCCCTTTCATTGTTTCACTGTTTCCTGGGAGCTGCCTTTGGGGCCCCAGTATTCATCACTGCATTTCTAGACAAGAGGAGGAAACATGTTCTGTACGGAAGCTGGCTGAACCCTAAGACTCGCCGCCTTCACTTCAGAGGGGTGAAGGACTAGGATCCTCTCCTTACCATGTGGTGAGGCCCTGCTGGTGAGGCTGCTTCCCTCTGCTCAGGCGCAGAGGGGCCAGCAAATGTATCATTCTGGAGGCAGCGGAGATGTTCCTCTTAGGGAGATCATAGTAGACAGCATGTCCCTGGCCTCGAGGCATAGCTTCTGGCCATATGGCTGCATCCACTGGTCTGTATAAACAGAGTTTGAAGGCTTTATTCTGGGTGCTGAGGGTCTTCCAACTTCCAGGCAATGCACCAAGATGAGTGAATCAGGTGTTTCCCGTAGCAGTAGTGGGGACTATCTAAGATTGGATCTGTAGTTCTTGGTTTCAGACCACCTGTCTCCCAACCAGATGCCAAACATTGGGCCTCAGACCAAGTTAGGCATTTCTTACTCCAGCTGTTCAACTTGGTTTGGGTGCCAGAGTTTCTGGTTTCTTGGCACAAGCCTGTAGCTGCTCCCTGTTTGGCTTCTTTTCTGCTCAGTCCCTGTGCCTACACTGTGTGGGTGTGGGAAAAATCCATGGTTTTCCACTCAGTGTTCTGATGAAGCTGGAATGCCATTTCCTACCCAGAATAGGTCACAACTGCTGTGGTCTCAGGATGTAGCCTTCCCCAAAGACCTTGAATGATCAAATCTCAGTCCGGAATTCATCTTCTTTCAAGAAGTGAGAAGCTTTCCCAAGAAAATTGGAGATGGGAAGAGGCGTGGTCTGATGCTCAAGATTTATTCATTTTCTGTTAGAGAATGAGGTTAATATTATTCCCCTTAAATTTATTAGCAAACTGACTTTGAAGTAAAGCCTATGGGATTGGTAGGATCCCTGGGAGCAGCTAGCCTCCCGCGCCTTACTTGGCACCTCTAAGGAGTCCTAAGTTCCTCTCACCTTTGCTGTGAGAATGGGGCTGTGGTTTCATCAGGCTTAAATGATCCCAATCAATGACAAATTACTAGAATTGCCTTAGGTCTACTGGAGGTGAGTATCATACCACCTCTGACAGACTTCTTTTGAGAGACTATTCCGGGGAATCCAGCACTCCCCATTTGTCTCTAGAGGTGGATGCCAAACCATTTGCTTGTAACGTAATGCTCCTTAAATACTTCTTTGGTGCCTATTGCTAGTATCTGTGAGCTGAATCAATTGCTGTCTTCCCAATGCAGTGTCCAGGGCAAGAATCGTTCCAGTGTGCCTGTCCATTGCTACCagaagcagggcaggaggagaggccTCCTGGGAGGTGGTGAGAATCAGGTGCCCTGGTACAGCCAGGCTTGTCTGCCCTTGTGACTATGCTCTCCTTTCCCCCCCGTGCGTTGGAGCCAGTTCTCAGGTCAGGGTCCCAGCTTGAGGGTCGTTGGTCACATGCAACAGTGCCTTTGAGGACTGAAAAGTTGAGCCTGAGCCATGTCCAATAAGCAAGCACCAAGCTGATGAGAGTCGCTCTCCTGCAGTGCACTGCTATCCTcatttctcaatgctctgcagTTGGGAAGCTAGGTGCACAGACTGGATTCCCCTTGGATCTAGTGGAGGATTAGGGCTCCTGACAGAGGATGCCCTGTGCTCCACAATCTCATATGTGCCTTAGAGGATTCACGCTATCCAGGTTGTGCCTGTTACAGACCACAGATTTCACACCAGCCAGCTATGcaacaaaaaaagcagtttaaagGTAGCACCTTTGTCTTGGGCTGAAAACAGaaaggcaggcaggcagaagTGCCTTTGAGCAGTTTCAAACCCTTTTTACTTCTCCCCTTTTTGCAGTGCTAGCTCCATATGTGTTGGTCTCCTGCTAGTATTGCTACTGAGTTGTTGTAGTGGAACACAACGTATGCCTGCTCTGACACTCTGGCTGAAAACTAGTTTGTCGTCTTTCTTTGAAAGGTTAAAGGGTGGAGTGGTTTGgaatttctgtttaaataaatgtttaaactCATACTCCTGTGTTTGAACtccttttcttgtcttttttttccaagagaggaaagggaaatatGCATAAAGTAATCTGTTTTATTGGCATTGTggttttgattattttattttgcttatagAAAGAGGGTGAAAGGGCTTTTAGATTCTTTGCTCTGGTTAAAAAAGAAGTCAGTTTCTATGTCCCTTCATTAAAAGAAaccaacaacaaccaaacaaaacacccATTCTTTTCTCATACTGCTACATCTCCTCCTAGTGACGTCAGgagcttgtgtgtgtgtgtttatttccACAGTTTGAATGCCAAGTGGGGAAATGAGTAACAGGAAAAGAGCCTTAAAGGGAAGAAGTACCTATTTTTCTCAGAAGATCTTCACTGATCATTAAGGCCTACAGAATGTAGAACCTTCCTGACACCTGCTCAGCCAACTGTTCCTGCACACTGTACTTAAAGTCTGTCACTTTTATCAGAAATTGTATTAAATTGTGAAATATCTTGACAGGCAGAGCAGAGTTAAAGATTTAAAATCCACTAGAGATTTGGATGCTGAAAATGCAGCATGTCTCTGAGAGGGGGATTGTACTGCAAGAGCAAAAGTGGAAGCTGAGCTGTTGTGAGTAACACAGCTTGAGTAGCATTAGGGTAACTAACCATGATAGCAAAGCAGCACCCTAAATCTCTGTGCTGACCCTGATACTAACATGTTACTAAGTTTTAAACCAGTTATCAGAGACTTCCTGGATACTGAAACAATAGCAAGGAGGGGTGAACTGCCTACCTTAGCTGCAAAACAGGTAACAATGAAGCCTGgtgattttattttagtaaCTTTACTTAAGCTACCATTTCAATCTTTTCAATCTCAGACATTTCCCTGTCAGTTATGAGAAGTCCCCAGCACATGGGTTTATTTTACAGCATCAAATGCTTTTTTATGTGTATCCACGTGTCACCACTTACACTGCTGACCTTTAGGGTCCACTAAATATAgtggataaataaataaaacgtAGTGCAAGGAAAACACAGTTAATATTAGAAGACAGGCAGTGGTACTGAGTTTTTTAACTAGTGTGTTCAAATCACTTGTACCTTCCATGGTTCCAGGTTTCAATTTACCCCTTTCTTACCTCTTGCTATCCTGTTTTTTAAAACCCTGAAGCTAAAGCATTGGTCTTGTTTCTCTGATCAGTTTGGATACGGTAAATTATTTTCCCACTGGCACAGTGCAGCAATGATCCTTTCTGGGACCTTAATACTTTTCCAGGGTGTGCCAAGGGACTGAGATTTCTGCTCACGTATCTATAGGACAGAAGGTCTCCAACCTCTTTCAGGAGTCAGGTTCGTTCATTGAAGGCTGGAGTATTTATTTGTATTCAGCTTCTGACTATTCCAGCTTAATCTAGTTGTTCTAGATCTTTCCCTAGGTTGCCATGAGCTGCTCCTATTGCTACTGGAGGACTTGCAAAAGGAGCTTCTGGAgcttttttattccttgtttGCTTGTTGCAACTTTTTCACACAAAGTAGTCATTCTTACTGTGGTCACAGACCACTCTGTGACCATTTAAAATAGCTTTTACACAAGAGAACtagtttaatatatttaataatcaGAATCTAGAAAAATAACATattgagaagaaaacaaaagaagggATATGTTTTTGTCATAATGCCCTCCCATTGCAGCAGCCAAGATGAAATAAGCAGATGACTTAAGAAAGGGTGAAAGCTTTGCTTTTAGAGGTTCCTAGCAACTTGGCCTGCAGGAAAactccattttttaaaacattaaatctGATTCTGATGGTTGTTCTGTTGCCTCAAGGGCCTGGCTGATTCAGAATTGCCTTGTTCTATGTACATGAATTGACATAAGGATTCAAACAGTAAGTGCCTCCTATTGCTAGCTTTTCTAACTCCTGGAATTTCTGATCCTCAACTTCATGTGCTGAGGAAAGGGGCATCTTTTGTGGGGCAATCTAGGGTGGGTGTAGGTCAAAGGATACGAGTTCTGTTTTTCAGCTTATTCATCCTGAGTTGTTCACTTGCTGTACATAGAAGCTTGCAGCCAGTGTTGAGACTACAGAAAATGCAAATGGAAACTGTGTTTCCAAAACCTGGGAATCTGGCAAAAAACAGGCAGCCGATAAATCTGCAAAATCACAGCAGCCGATACAGTTGGGCTCTGCCTCATCAGCGCCTCCTCTGTGGTGGAGGTGGGGGCCTATTCCTTATGTTTTTGCATTTGGGAATATGCCTCTCAGCTACTCGGGGAGCAAACTTGCGTCCACAGTAGGTGCAGGCAACATAGTCTTCATTTTCGATGGGAGGCAATGGGGGCAGGCCAGACACCTTCCTCCCCTTAGCGAGGATTTGCTCCACCTGCCGGGCCTGTGACATGATGTGGATGAGAGCCTCGTGCTTCTGTTTCCAGTTGTTCTTTCTGGGTGGCGATTTACTCTGCGGAAGGGAAAGTCAGTCAGGGAAACTGGGACCACCATCAACCTCCATTCTCAAACTTACACTCAGAGCCCAACCCATGTCACCTGTCCCTGGGGATTCCCTGCTAATGTAAAACCCAGCCTGAGAAGCTGAGTCCCACAAAGGGAATCAGAAAGACCAGCACAAAAGAGGATGTAAAGGAAATACTGATGGAAACATTAGTATTTAGAAAGAGCTTGAGGATAACCAGAAAAGCAAGGAGTAGCGCCAAGGAACGAAAGAGGGTTGCTACATCAGCTTTGCAGGAGCAGAGCTACGTGTTTCCACTGCCTTCATTTTAACAGACTGTGCTATTTGGATTTTCAgtcagctccctgcagcccctgatgtcacagagctttACTGAAGCAGAACCAGTCTGCATCCTAACTACAGCAAGGAAGTGAGCTTTCTCCAGTAGTACACCTTTGACACATTATAAAGCCGAGTCAGGACTTCTGCCTCCATCTATGAGATTTTAAATTGATCTATATATTCATTTGGCAAGAACCTTTCAGAGGCAATAGCTGTATTGTATCCCTTAGCCCCATGTACATGGGAAGGTACTTTGCATCTCAGTCAGAGGCTGAAGTGGAAGGAATGTGAACAGTAGATGTGGATCCAGGGAGGCAAAGGGACTGCACATTACCTGAGGACTCCTTGAGCTCTTCTGCTGCTGATACTTTTCCAGTTCTGTTCCCCTAGCTCTGGCCTTGCTAGAGTCAAACACTTTCCTCTTAGAGTCTTGGTTCTTGCCACAGATACTCATGTGTTTCTCAAGCCTTGTGCAGAGAAACTTACGTTTGCAGAAGCTGCACTGTCCAAACCCCTCTTGCTCCACAGCACTGGTGGCCTGCCTGTGTAGCATCTCTGAAGATGGGTGGTCATCAGAATCTCGGTCTgagagggcagagagagaaAGGCTCTGTTTTGTGGCCAGTTTTGAACAAGAAGCTAAATGCTCCATGGGTTTGCTGTCTTGTATTTcactgttgtttgttttgttgtattttgcAGCCACCAGCCAGTCCTTGAGTTCCCCCACAGCCAGCTCTTGGGGTTGGAGAGTGGTGCCAGACTTGGGGATAGTGTCTTCTGCAGACTGTGCCCCACTGAAGATCCCAACACCTGGTGTGTCTGCAACTCGGAAAATTTTCTCTTCAGGGTGCCTTGTGGCCTTTTGCCCATGGGTCCTCTCCACttcactttcttttctctcctctaCCTTGATAAGCTCCTTCTCTCTTTGAATCCTCCTAAGTGTCTCCTCTGTCCTCTTCAGTTTCTCTCCAAGAagagcctttttctttttaattgccTCTTCTAGGTCCCTTCTATCTGCCTCTAGCTTTAGGATGTAGGCCAGCTCTCTCCTGTATAGATGGGGAGCTGATGGTTCAGGCTCTCCTGTCCaagggcagagctctgcagctaACTGAGATCTCCCTCCTGGAACCATCTCTTTGCTTATTGAGCTTGATCTACTATTTGGAGATTCCTGCACATGTGTGGAACTTCTAGCGTTGAGCAGTGGAGCTCTTGCACTCTTGTGGTGAGAAATTGGTTGCAGGGGATATGCACGGTCCACTCCGTCTTTATGTCTGCCTAATGATTTAGCTGACAGAGTACAGGCCTGGCTGATGAGATGCTTGCTCTCTAGTCCACTTGACCAGAAGCCTGCATGCTTGGGCCTGTCCTGAGTGCTTTCTGCAGATTTAGAATAGGAATATCTTTGGTTCTTTTCTGCATAGAGATCTTTTAAACTTTCCTCTTTGTCAAGTATGAATAAATGCTGAAAGTTGTCCTTCTGGTATTTCAGCTGGGAACCAGGAGAAAACTTAGTAGCTGCCACCACAGGAGCCGACggtggaaaaaaatccattcagtGCCTGAGAAAGAGCCTGAGGTTAGAAGCAAAGCAATTTTATCCAAAACTGGACAAATCTTCTCCTAACGGTTTATTCGTGGACACTGCATACAGAAGTTATAATAAGTATTAGTAAaggttttgtaatttttctgctttctataAATCTTTACATTCCTTCCATCTAGGGAGTTTCTATGCTGCCTCTTGTAGTCCCAACCGTTTATGCAGCCAGTAATAAGACacacttttatttctctttctgtctgAGCCCTGCCTTACCATGGTAGCAGCAGAAATATACTGCAATGACAGAGGATTTGTTATAGTCCCCACACGGTTTCCCATAACGTGTCCCTTCAGTTCTGACAATGTGATTCACCGCTCTGTCACACATGCAGGAGTGCGACCAAGCTCGGCCCAATCTTCCTGTGGCTGGTTCCGCCCCATGCCCCGAGGTGTGTGGGGTGCTCAGGCCGCGGGGCGAGCGGGGTTACCTGCGGGGCTGCGCGCGGCGCTCCGCCGCCCTTCCTCCTCGGCGAGCTGCGGCCGCCACACGCGGCG carries:
- the ZC2HC1C gene encoding zinc finger C2HC domain-containing protein 1C, which gives rise to MDFFPPSAPVVAATKFSPGSQLKYQKDNFQHLFILDKEESLKDLYAEKNQRYSYSKSAESTQDRPKHAGFWSSGLESKHLISQACTLSAKSLGRHKDGVDRAYPLQPISHHKSARAPLLNARSSTHVQESPNSRSSSISKEMVPGGRSQLAAELCPWTGEPEPSAPHLYRRELAYILKLEADRRDLEEAIKKKKALLGEKLKRTEETLRRIQREKELIKVEERKESEVERTHGQKATRHPEEKIFRVADTPGVGIFSGAQSAEDTIPKSGTTLQPQELAVGELKDWLVAAKYNKTNNSEIQDSKPMEHLASCSKLATKQSLSLSALSDRDSDDHPSSEMLHRQATSAVEQEGFGQCSFCKRKFLCTRLEKHMSICGKNQDSKRKVFDSSKARARGTELEKYQQQKSSRSPQSKSPPRKNNWKQKHEALIHIMSQARQVEQILAKGRKVSGLPPLPPIENEDYVACTYCGRKFAPRVAERHIPKCKNIRNRPPPPPQRRR